Proteins from a single region of Lysinibacillus sp. JNUCC-52:
- the deoB gene encoding phosphopentomutase, with translation MNKPFKKIHVVVMDSVGIGEAPDAAQFGDVGAHTLGHIAEKMNGLTMPNMESFGLANIEPLQGMQAVDAPKAYYGKMQEASVGKDTMTGHWEIMGLNIDKPFKVYPEGFPAELIAELEQRTGRKVLCNKPASGTQVIDDFGQEHMDTGAIIVYTSADPVLQIAAHEEIIPLEELYKICEIARELTLQPEYLVGRVIARPFIGTPGNFTRTPNRHDYALKPFGRTTMNALKDAGLDVIAIGKISDIFNGEGVTDAVRTKNNMDGMDQFAKVARRDFHGISFLNLVDFDANFGHRRDPLGYGNALQEFDARLPEILEAMTEDDLLMITADHGNDPTFPGTDHTREYVPLIIYSPRFKGGSELALRETFADIAATVAENFNVEAPPFGKSFLNDLK, from the coding sequence ATGAATAAACCATTTAAAAAAATCCATGTCGTTGTAATGGATTCAGTTGGGATTGGTGAGGCACCAGACGCAGCTCAATTTGGAGATGTAGGCGCTCATACATTAGGCCACATCGCTGAAAAAATGAATGGGCTTACAATGCCCAATATGGAATCGTTTGGCTTAGCAAATATTGAGCCACTTCAAGGAATGCAAGCAGTAGATGCACCAAAAGCATACTACGGTAAAATGCAGGAAGCATCTGTTGGGAAAGACACAATGACAGGGCACTGGGAGATTATGGGTCTTAACATTGATAAACCATTTAAAGTGTATCCTGAAGGATTCCCTGCTGAACTGATTGCGGAGCTTGAGCAACGTACAGGACGAAAAGTTCTATGTAATAAGCCAGCAAGTGGCACGCAAGTGATTGATGACTTTGGACAGGAACATATGGACACAGGGGCAATTATTGTCTATACATCTGCTGACCCTGTATTACAAATTGCAGCACATGAAGAAATCATTCCACTTGAAGAGCTATATAAAATTTGCGAAATTGCACGTGAGTTAACATTGCAGCCAGAGTACTTAGTAGGACGCGTAATTGCTCGACCATTTATCGGTACACCAGGCAACTTTACACGTACGCCAAATCGTCATGATTATGCGTTAAAGCCATTTGGTCGCACAACGATGAATGCATTAAAGGATGCAGGGTTAGACGTCATTGCAATCGGTAAAATTTCTGATATTTTCAATGGTGAAGGTGTTACGGATGCAGTACGCACAAAAAATAATATGGACGGTATGGATCAATTTGCAAAAGTTGCACGTCGTGATTTCCACGGGATTAGCTTCTTAAATTTAGTAGATTTCGATGCAAACTTTGGCCATCGCCGTGATCCACTTGGCTATGGTAATGCATTACAAGAATTTGATGCACGCCTTCCTGAAATTTTAGAGGCAATGACAGAAGATGATTTACTGATGATTACGGCTGACCACGGAAATGATCCGACATTCCCTGGCACAGATCATACACGTGAATATGTACCATTAATTATCTATTCACCACGTTTTAAAGGTGGTAGCGAGCTAGCTCTACGTGAGACTTTTGCAGATATTGCCGCAACTGTCGCTGAAAACTTCAATGTAGAAGCACCACCATTCGGTAAAAGTTTCTTAAACGATTTAAAATAA
- the xerD gene encoding site-specific tyrosine recombinase XerD: protein MNEFQYAIEDYIHFIQVERQLSVNTLASYRRDLENYVHFLQEAEGMSDFRKVERTTILRHLEQLRMQGKTSRTIARHISSIRSFHQFLLREKRTESDPTVHLEMPTIEQKLPNVLSIEEIEALLAAPNRSKPQGIRDVAMLELLYGSGMRISELIALDLADIHLTMGFVRVFGKGGKERIIPLGKSALSALSVYLDGARGTLQGKYPKTDAFFINQRGKRLTRQGCWKLMKEHALKAGIQHELTPHTLRHSFATHLVENGADLRAVQEMLGHADISTTQIYTHISKTRLSEVYKQYHPRA, encoded by the coding sequence ATGAATGAATTTCAATATGCAATAGAGGATTATATCCATTTTATCCAGGTAGAGCGGCAATTATCCGTTAATACATTAGCATCCTATCGCCGAGACTTAGAAAACTATGTTCATTTTTTACAAGAAGCTGAAGGAATGTCCGATTTTCGCAAAGTAGAACGGACAACTATATTACGGCATTTAGAGCAACTACGCATGCAAGGAAAGACAAGCCGTACAATTGCACGCCATATTTCGTCCATTCGTAGTTTTCACCAATTTTTACTTCGAGAAAAGCGAACAGAATCTGATCCTACAGTCCATTTAGAAATGCCAACGATTGAACAAAAACTTCCGAACGTACTTTCCATTGAAGAAATTGAAGCTTTACTGGCAGCACCGAACCGCAGTAAGCCGCAGGGTATTCGTGATGTGGCGATGCTAGAGCTGTTATATGGCTCTGGTATGCGTATTAGTGAGCTAATTGCACTTGATTTAGCTGATATTCATTTGACAATGGGCTTTGTGCGTGTGTTTGGAAAGGGCGGCAAGGAACGTATCATTCCACTAGGAAAAAGCGCTCTTTCTGCTTTAAGTGTTTATTTAGATGGCGCAAGAGGAACATTACAAGGGAAATATCCAAAAACAGATGCATTTTTTATAAATCAACGTGGAAAACGTTTAACTAGACAAGGTTGTTGGAAATTAATGAAGGAGCACGCATTAAAGGCAGGAATCCAGCATGAACTAACACCACATACTTTACGACATTCCTTTGCTACCCATTTAGTGGAAAATGGGGCAGATTTACGTGCAGTACAAGAGATGTTAGGTCATGCAGATATTTCTACAACCCAAATTTATACACACATTAGTAAAACGAGACTATCGGAAGTATATAAGCAGTACCATCCACGTGCTTAA
- the fur gene encoding ferric iron uptake transcriptional regulator — translation MESRIDRIKKQLHSASYKLTPQREATVAVLLEHEEDHLSAEDVYLLVKDKAPEIGLATVYRTLELLTELKIVDKINFGDGVSRYDLRQEGAAHFHHHLVCIECGAVDEIQEDLLEDVEAVVEKRWNFIIKDHRLTFHGICWRCHDKNDETNEEQ, via the coding sequence ATGGAAAGCCGTATTGATCGTATAAAAAAACAGTTGCATAGTGCTAGTTATAAGCTGACGCCGCAGCGAGAAGCAACAGTTGCTGTTTTGCTAGAGCACGAAGAGGACCACTTAAGTGCAGAGGATGTCTATCTTTTAGTAAAAGATAAGGCACCTGAAATTGGTCTGGCTACTGTTTATAGAACATTAGAATTACTAACAGAGCTTAAAATCGTCGACAAAATCAACTTTGGTGATGGCGTATCACGCTATGATTTGCGCCAAGAAGGAGCTGCACATTTCCACCATCATCTAGTTTGTATCGAGTGCGGTGCTGTAGATGAAATTCAAGAGGACTTACTTGAAGATGTGGAAGCCGTTGTTGAGAAACGTTGGAACTTTATTATAAAAGATCACCGACTAACTTTCCACGGTATATGCTGGCGTTGTCATGATAAAAACGACGAAACGAATGAAGAACAATAA
- a CDS encoding NUDIX domain-containing protein, whose protein sequence is MKKFEEKTTQTTSIYDGKIVKLQVDDVTLPNGKSAKREIIKHPGAVAVIVITNEGKLVMVEQYRKALERSIVEIPAGKLEIGEEPIHTARRELEEETGYGAHQFEYLQAFATSPGFADEVIHLFVATDLYQIENRAELDEDEFVELLEVSLEEAQAMVADGRIYDAKTAFAVLWFALQQDK, encoded by the coding sequence ATGAAAAAGTTTGAAGAAAAAACGACACAAACGACATCCATTTATGATGGGAAAATTGTAAAGTTACAGGTCGATGATGTCACATTACCAAATGGCAAGTCGGCTAAGCGTGAAATTATTAAGCACCCAGGAGCAGTAGCTGTCATTGTCATCACCAACGAAGGTAAGCTTGTAATGGTTGAACAATACCGTAAAGCGCTTGAGCGTTCTATTGTAGAAATTCCTGCTGGTAAACTTGAAATAGGGGAAGAACCGATTCATACTGCACGTCGAGAGCTTGAAGAAGAGACTGGTTATGGCGCACATCAATTTGAGTATTTACAAGCATTTGCTACTTCACCAGGCTTTGCGGATGAAGTGATTCACCTATTTGTTGCGACCGATTTATATCAGATTGAAAATAGAGCAGAACTCGATGAAGATGAATTTGTCGAATTACTAGAAGTTTCGTTGGAAGAGGCACAAGCGATGGTCGCGGATGGACGTATTTATGACGCCAAGACAGCGTTTGCAGTACTTTGGTTTGCTTTGCAACAAGATAAATAA
- a CDS encoding aldo/keto reductase, which translates to MKKRQLGSSNLYISEISLGGMSLSTDKQKAAAIVDMALDAGINYIDTADLYDFGANEQIIGSILGKRRQDVIVATKVGNRWTEGVEGWHWDASPAYIQEAVYKSLKRLGTDYIDVYQLHGGTIEDDWDGIMDTFENLKKEGVIREYGISSIRPNVLKRFLPASAAKSVMMQYSALDRRPEEWLDFIAGEGASVVTRGTVAKGLLTNTWKERLQRVDGYQTYTADELTATLTDLANHYEDLHAFGLAFNLKEHAIASTVIGASSQEQLAQTLTAYEKVNAITNFEVANTLTKAEQYADHR; encoded by the coding sequence ATGAAAAAAAGACAGCTCGGTTCAAGTAATTTATATATTTCAGAAATTAGTTTAGGAGGTATGTCTCTTTCGACAGACAAACAAAAGGCAGCAGCCATCGTTGATATGGCTTTAGATGCTGGTATTAACTATATTGACACTGCCGATTTATATGATTTTGGTGCCAACGAACAAATTATTGGCTCCATTTTGGGCAAACGTCGACAAGATGTAATTGTAGCAACGAAAGTAGGCAATCGTTGGACAGAAGGTGTGGAAGGCTGGCATTGGGATGCCTCCCCTGCTTACATTCAAGAGGCGGTTTATAAAAGCCTAAAAAGACTCGGTACAGATTACATCGATGTCTATCAACTACATGGCGGCACAATAGAGGACGATTGGGATGGCATTATGGATACTTTTGAAAACTTGAAAAAAGAAGGTGTCATTCGCGAATATGGTATTTCCTCTATTCGACCAAATGTACTTAAACGTTTTCTACCTGCAAGCGCTGCAAAAAGTGTCATGATGCAATATAGTGCGTTAGATCGTCGCCCTGAAGAATGGCTAGATTTTATTGCGGGTGAAGGTGCTTCAGTAGTAACACGCGGTACCGTTGCAAAAGGCTTACTAACAAACACTTGGAAAGAACGCTTGCAACGCGTTGACGGTTATCAAACCTATACAGCAGATGAATTAACAGCGACATTAACTGACTTAGCAAACCACTATGAGGATTTACATGCATTCGGGCTTGCCTTTAATTTGAAGGAACATGCTATTGCTTCCACTGTGATTGGTGCTAGTTCACAGGAACAACTTGCCCAAACACTGACAGCCTATGAAAAAGTCAATGCCATTACCAACTTTGAAGTAGCCAACACGCTGACAAAAGCGGAACAATACGCAGATCACCGATGA
- a CDS encoding VanZ family protein: protein MKKWLVLLLLLVILAISSSMSYEQQSIIPELEELLANKPFEAQLSVLKIPYWDTVVSVEERGYFEFIEFLIRKFTHFIGFGCIALGIYFAWGKRRFATGVAIALTAVIAMLDEFRQSFTPGRTMNGQDVLVDTAGAIVFISLVLAVKKIRMLKK from the coding sequence ATGAAAAAATGGCTCGTTTTATTGCTCCTTTTAGTTATTCTCGCCATTTCCTCTAGCATGAGCTACGAACAACAGTCTATTATTCCTGAGCTAGAGGAACTGTTGGCTAATAAACCTTTTGAGGCACAACTGTCAGTATTAAAAATTCCATATTGGGATACCGTAGTGTCTGTTGAGGAGCGAGGCTACTTTGAATTTATAGAATTTCTAATTCGAAAATTCACCCATTTTATAGGTTTTGGCTGTATTGCGCTCGGAATCTACTTTGCATGGGGAAAACGACGTTTTGCTACGGGTGTCGCCATTGCTCTAACGGCAGTAATTGCAATGCTAGATGAATTCCGCCAAAGCTTTACACCTGGACGCACAATGAACGGGCAAGATGTCCTAGTCGATACAGCTGGCGCTATTGTTTTTATTAGCCTCGTCTTAGCCGTAAAGAAAATACGAATGCTAAAAAAATAA
- a CDS encoding YqkE family protein has product MGKKRKQQQHVDNRHTASLPKQEAVTLADQLGGDVLAKLKAAKQALSAKEQAAEEERQAQLAFERKQREKNKSFEELLNEYGDKGSKF; this is encoded by the coding sequence ATGGGAAAAAAACGAAAACAACAACAGCATGTAGATAATCGTCACACAGCTAGTTTACCAAAGCAAGAAGCTGTTACATTAGCCGATCAGCTAGGTGGCGATGTGTTAGCGAAGTTAAAAGCTGCAAAACAAGCATTATCTGCAAAAGAACAGGCAGCGGAGGAAGAGCGTCAAGCACAGCTAGCCTTTGAGCGTAAGCAACGTGAGAAAAACAAATCGTTTGAAGAATTATTAAACGAATACGGTGATAAAGGCTCTAAATTTTAG
- a CDS encoding acetyl-CoA C-acetyltransferase — translation MTNEVVIVSAVRTAIGSFQGTLKDVPATTLGSIVIKEALARAGVAGEQVDEVIMGNVLSAGLGQNPARQASIAAGLPNTVPALTINKVCGSGLKAVHLAAQAIVAGDADIIVAGGFENMSQAPYVLKNAREGFRMGDQKVVDTMIHDGLWCAFNDYHMGITAENLCDAYEITREEQDTFAARSQQRAEAAIAAGKFNDEIVAVEIPQRKGDAVIFDRDEFPRAGVTAESLSKLRPAFKKDGSVTAANASGINDGAAAVVVMSKAKALELGLKPMAQISANASSGVDPSIMGTGPVTAVKKALAKANVSLEDVDLIEANEAFAAQSIAVDRELAFNHDKLNVNGGAIALGHPIGASGARILVTLLHEMEKRDVKTGLATLCIGGGQGVATIVQRP, via the coding sequence ATGACAAACGAGGTAGTGATTGTTAGTGCCGTGCGTACTGCAATCGGTTCATTCCAAGGAACATTAAAGGATGTGCCAGCAACAACTCTTGGAAGTATCGTTATTAAAGAAGCATTAGCGCGCGCTGGCGTAGCAGGTGAACAAGTCGATGAAGTCATTATGGGGAATGTTTTATCTGCTGGACTTGGACAAAATCCGGCTCGTCAAGCATCAATAGCAGCAGGATTACCAAATACAGTGCCTGCTTTAACAATTAATAAAGTATGTGGCTCAGGCTTAAAAGCAGTACATTTAGCAGCACAAGCAATTGTAGCAGGGGATGCTGATATTATTGTTGCTGGTGGTTTTGAAAATATGAGCCAAGCACCGTATGTACTGAAAAATGCACGTGAAGGCTTCCGCATGGGCGATCAAAAAGTCGTGGATACGATGATTCATGATGGTTTATGGTGTGCATTTAATGATTATCATATGGGCATTACGGCGGAAAATTTATGTGATGCGTATGAAATTACACGTGAGGAGCAAGATACTTTTGCAGCACGTTCTCAGCAACGTGCAGAAGCGGCTATTGCTGCTGGTAAATTTAATGATGAAATCGTTGCTGTAGAAATTCCACAACGAAAAGGCGACGCTGTTATATTTGATCGAGATGAATTTCCGCGTGCAGGCGTGACAGCAGAATCTTTATCAAAGCTCCGTCCTGCATTTAAAAAGGACGGCTCAGTAACGGCAGCTAATGCTTCCGGCATTAACGATGGTGCAGCAGCAGTTGTAGTGATGTCAAAAGCAAAGGCATTAGAGTTAGGGCTTAAGCCAATGGCCCAAATTTCGGCAAATGCGAGCTCAGGCGTCGATCCGTCCATTATGGGTACTGGTCCAGTAACAGCGGTGAAAAAAGCATTAGCAAAGGCAAATGTATCTTTAGAAGATGTAGATTTAATTGAAGCGAATGAAGCATTTGCAGCACAATCAATTGCTGTAGATCGCGAACTAGCATTCAATCATGATAAACTAAATGTAAACGGGGGAGCGATTGCTCTTGGTCACCCAATTGGTGCAAGTGGGGCGCGCATTTTAGTTACACTTCTTCATGAGATGGAGAAGCGTGATGTAAAAACAGGCCTTGCTACACTATGTATCGGTGGTGGACAAGGAGTAGCAACAATTGTTCAACGCCCTTAA
- a CDS encoding alpha/beta hydrolase — protein sequence MKKKMLLFSGITTTLAAAATGLFGFALSNKLMYIQQKDPEFIRERETTAKRFDEAWYNKNFKCELNIDSPNGYSIRGIMFQPLQTNNTMIICHGVTENKINSVKYARLFERLGYNSVIFDHRRHGDSGGKTTSYGYYEKNDLDAVVKTVKAMIGDNAILGIHGESMGAATMLLYAGTVEDGADFYIADCAFSDFSMLLKQIAKTEFKYGSIIPIRFADFFIRLRDGYSFKSVTPSEAVSHIEKPVLFIHSIPDTFIPASMSLDLYNKKTGQKKLKLFDKGAHAQSFNENMAEYEDLIHDFLESFIYQKINYDSSSSNVIPFHR from the coding sequence ATGAAAAAGAAAATGCTTTTATTTTCAGGTATTACAACGACGCTCGCCGCTGCTGCAACAGGGTTGTTCGGCTTTGCGCTTTCCAATAAATTAATGTACATTCAACAAAAAGACCCTGAATTTATTCGTGAACGCGAAACAACTGCCAAACGTTTTGACGAAGCTTGGTACAATAAAAATTTTAAATGCGAATTAAATATTGACTCCCCCAATGGTTACTCCATTCGCGGTATTATGTTCCAACCTCTGCAAACCAATAATACAATGATTATTTGTCACGGCGTTACAGAAAATAAAATCAACTCAGTCAAATACGCACGTCTTTTTGAACGACTAGGATACAACTCCGTAATTTTTGACCATCGAAGACATGGGGACTCGGGTGGTAAAACAACAAGCTATGGCTACTATGAAAAAAATGACTTAGATGCTGTTGTAAAAACCGTCAAAGCGATGATTGGTGATAATGCTATCCTTGGTATTCATGGCGAATCAATGGGTGCGGCAACAATGCTGTTGTATGCGGGAACAGTTGAAGATGGGGCAGATTTTTATATTGCTGATTGTGCCTTTTCAGATTTTTCCATGTTACTTAAACAAATTGCCAAGACAGAATTTAAATATGGTTCAATAATTCCAATTCGCTTCGCCGATTTCTTTATACGACTACGTGATGGGTATTCATTTAAAAGTGTAACGCCTTCTGAAGCTGTATCACACATCGAAAAGCCCGTTCTCTTTATCCATAGTATTCCAGATACATTTATTCCTGCTTCCATGTCACTCGATTTATATAATAAAAAGACGGGACAGAAAAAATTAAAGCTTTTTGACAAAGGTGCACATGCTCAATCCTTTAATGAAAATATGGCTGAATACGAAGATCTAATACATGACTTTTTAGAAAGTTTTATTTATCAAAAAATTAATTACGATTCTTCCTCTTCCAATGTCATCCCTTTTCATCGTTAA
- a CDS encoding S-ribosylhomocysteine lyase — MEREKTNVESFDLDHTKVKAPYVRLAGVKVGQSGDEVYKYDIRFKQPNKEHMEMPALHSLEHLSADLIRNYSDHIVDFSPMGCQTGFYVSLINHNDYDDLLTILEKTFTDVTNATAVPACNEVQCGWAASHSLEGAKALAKEFLAKRDEWHIVFAE; from the coding sequence ATGGAACGCGAAAAAACAAATGTGGAAAGTTTTGATTTAGACCATACGAAGGTAAAAGCACCTTATGTACGTTTAGCTGGTGTAAAAGTAGGACAAAGTGGCGATGAAGTTTATAAATACGATATTCGCTTCAAACAACCTAATAAGGAGCATATGGAAATGCCAGCACTCCATTCTTTAGAGCATTTATCGGCAGATCTTATTCGCAATTATTCCGACCATATTGTCGATTTCAGTCCAATGGGTTGTCAAACAGGCTTTTATGTATCGTTGATTAATCATAATGATTATGACGACTTACTTACGATTTTAGAAAAAACATTTACTGATGTGACGAATGCAACGGCTGTACCAGCATGTAATGAAGTGCAATGTGGCTGGGCAGCAAGCCATAGTCTTGAAGGTGCAAAAGCGCTTGCAAAAGAATTTTTGGCAAAACGTGATGAATGGCATATCGTTTTTGCAGAATAA